A genomic region of Lytechinus pictus isolate F3 Inbred chromosome 2, Lp3.0, whole genome shotgun sequence contains the following coding sequences:
- the LOC129275518 gene encoding neuferricin-like: MWEAGRSNVNTTYEMASSGHAIGFLVAVIAIAAFYIIPDSDPRIVQLQSQVNTLTSEVVGLFSRENVAKATSPENVEDSGKLFTVDSLKAFDGSKNSPGLHIAIMGKVFDVSKGEKHYGPGGGYSFFAGRDCSKAYVSGDFTEEGLIPDVVGLTPQYMVGIDDWVSFFEKEYTYVGKLIGHFYDDQGEPTPNLRAAHKAIEEGRKLKSDEADHRNKYPPCNSEWKQSSGLRLWCSNRSGGISRDWIGVPRKLFNPGTNKWRCACIKESELHNPHLRPYDNCPPSSASCVGDA, from the exons CAATGTAAACACAACTTATGAGATGGCTTCATCTGGACATGCTATAGGATTCCTGGTTGCTGTTATCGCCATTGCTGCATTCTACATCATTCCTGACTCTGACCCCAGGATTGTCCAATTACAGTCTCAGGTCAACACCCTCACCTCTGAGGTCGTGGGTCTATTTTCTCGTGAAAATGTTGCAAAAGCGACCAGTCCAGAAAACGTTGAGGACTCTGGAAAACTGTTCACTGTGGATTCACTGAAGGCATTTGATGGAAGCAAGAATAGCCCTGGACTTCACATAGCCATTATGGGGAAGGTCTTCGATGTCAGCAAGGGGGAGAAACACTATGGCCCAGGAGGGGGATACAGCTTTTTTGCTGGAAGGGACTGCTCCAAGGCTTATGTGTCTGGAGATTTCACTGAAGAAGGACTGATACCAGATGTAGTGGGGCTTACCCCTCAATATATGGTTGGCATTGATGATTGGGTCTCATTCTTTGAAAAAGAATACACTTATGTTG GAAAACTGATTGGTCACTTTTACGATGATCAGGGAGAGCCAACGCCCAACCTGAGGGCAGCGCACAAGGCCATtgaggaaggaaggaaattgAAATCAGATGAAGCTGATCACAGGAATAAGTATCCTCCATGCAACTCAGAATGGAAGCAATCATCAGGTTTAAGACTCTGGTGCTCAAATAGGAG CGGAGGCATTTCACGAGATTGGATCGGTGTTCCTCGTAAGCTCTTCAACCCTGGTACCAACAAATGGCGCTGTGCCTGCATCAAAGAATCTGAGCTACACAACCCTCATCTCCGTCCCTATGACAACTGCCCTCCTTCATCTGCTTCCTGTGTTGGTGATGCCTGA